One genomic segment of Pongo pygmaeus isolate AG05252 chromosome 19, NHGRI_mPonPyg2-v2.0_pri, whole genome shotgun sequence includes these proteins:
- the LOC129018079 gene encoding olfactory receptor 1E1, which produces MMGQNQTSISEFLLLGLPIQPEQQNLCYALFLAMYLTTLLGNLLIIVLIRLDSHLHTPMYLFLSNLSFSDLCFSSVTIPKLLQNMQNQDPSIPYADCLTQMYFLLLFGDLESFLLVAMAYDRYVAICFPLHYTAIMSPMLSLSLVALSWVLTTFHAMLHTLLMARLCFCADNVIPHFFCDMSALLKLSCSDTRVNELVIFIMGGLILVIPFLLILGSYARIVSSILKVPSKSICKAFSTCGSHLSVVFLFYGTVIGLYLCPSANNSTLKETVMAVMYTVVTPMLNPFIYSLRNRDMKGALERVIHQKKTFFSL; this is translated from the coding sequence ATGATGGGACAAAATCAAACCAGCATCTCAGAGTTCCTGCTCCTGGGCCTGCCCATCCAGCCAGAGCAGCAAAACCTGTGCTATGCCCTGTTCTTGGCCATGTATCTTACCACCCTCCTGGGGAACCTCCTCATCATTGTCCTCATTCGACTGGACTCCCATCTCCACACGCCTATGTATTTGTTTCTCAGCAACTTGTCcttctctgacctctgcttctCTTCCGTGACCATTCCCAAGTTGTTACAGAACATGCAGAACCAGGACCCATCCATCCCCTATGCAGACTGCCTGACCCAAATGTACTTCCTCCTGTTATTTGGAGACCTGGAGAGCTTCCTCCTGGTGGCCATGGCCTATGACCGCTATGTGGCCATCTGCTTCCCCCTGCACTACACCGCCATCATGAGCcccatgctctctctctccctggtgGCGCTGTCCTGGGTGCTGACCACCTTCCATGCCATGTTACACACTTTACTCATGGCCAGGTTGTGTTTTTGTGCAGACAATGTGATCCCCCACTTTTTCTGTGATATGTCTGCTCTGCTGAAGCTGTCCTGCTCTGACACTCGAGTTAATGAATTGGTGATATTTATCATGGGAGGGCTCATTCTTGTCATCCCATTCCTACTCATCCTTGGGTCCTATGCACGAATTGTCTCCTCCATCCTCAAGGTCCCTTCTAAGAGTATCTGCAAGGCCTTCTCTACTTGTGGCTCCCACCTCTCTGTGGTGTTCCTGTTCTATGGGACCGTTATTGGTCTCTACTTATGCCCATCGGCTAATAATTCTACTCTAAAGGAGACTGTCATGGCTGTAATGTACACTGTGGTGACCCCCATGCTGAACCCCTTCATCtacagcctgaggaacagagACATGAAGGGAGCCCTGGAAAGGGTCATTCATCAGAAGAaaactttcttctctctctga